The following proteins are encoded in a genomic region of Pikeienuella piscinae:
- the cobS gene encoding cobaltochelatase subunit CobS produces MADGGAKLTDAPNTEIDVKKVFGFDAKMPVKGFSQRTERVPELDPNYVFDHDTTLAILAGFVFNRRVMIQGYHGTGKSTHIEQVAARLNWPCVRVNLDSHISRIDLIGKDAIRLVDGKQVTEFKEGILPWALRNPTAIVFDEYDAGRPDVMFVIQRVLEVDGKLTLLDQNEVIHPHPSFRLFATANTVGLGDTTGLYHGTQQINQGQMDRWSLVTTLNYLPHDQEAAIVHSKCPMTDKKIISQMVTVADLTRNAFMNGDLSTVMSPRTVIAWADNAAIFHDVGFAFRVTFLNKCDELERQTVAEFYQRCFGEELPESAASVSLG; encoded by the coding sequence ATGGCGGATGGCGGAGCCAAGCTGACGGATGCGCCGAACACCGAGATCGACGTCAAAAAGGTCTTCGGTTTCGACGCGAAGATGCCCGTCAAGGGATTTTCCCAGCGTACGGAGCGGGTTCCGGAACTCGACCCGAACTACGTGTTCGATCACGACACCACGCTCGCCATTCTCGCCGGGTTCGTCTTCAATCGCCGGGTGATGATCCAAGGCTATCACGGCACGGGGAAATCGACGCATATCGAACAGGTTGCGGCGCGGCTCAACTGGCCCTGCGTGCGCGTCAATCTTGACAGTCATATCAGCCGTATCGACCTGATCGGCAAGGATGCGATCCGCCTTGTGGACGGCAAGCAGGTGACCGAGTTCAAGGAGGGCATCCTCCCCTGGGCGTTGCGCAACCCGACCGCCATCGTCTTCGACGAATACGACGCCGGGCGCCCGGACGTGATGTTTGTGATACAGCGGGTGCTGGAGGTCGACGGCAAGCTGACGCTGCTCGACCAGAACGAGGTGATCCACCCGCATCCCTCCTTCCGGCTCTTCGCGACGGCGAACACGGTCGGGCTGGGCGACACCACCGGCCTCTATCATGGCACGCAGCAGATCAACCAGGGCCAGATGGACCGCTGGTCGCTGGTCACCACGCTGAACTATCTGCCGCACGATCAGGAGGCGGCGATCGTTCACTCCAAATGCCCGATGACCGACAAGAAGATCATCTCGCAGATGGTGACGGTCGCGGACCTGACGCGGAACGCGTTCATGAACGGCGACCTCTCTACGGTGATGAGCCCGCGGACAGTGATCGCCTGGGCCGACAACGCCGCGATCTTCCACGATGTCGGCTTCGCTTTCCGCGTGACGTTCCTCAACAAATGCGACGAGTTGGAGCGCCAGACGGTGGCCGAGTTCTACCAGCGCTGCTTTGGCGAGGAGTTGCCGGAAAGCGCCGCATCCGTCAGCCTCGGCTGA
- a CDS encoding aspartate/glutamate racemase family protein, translating to MHIGLIGGIGVAATLVYYQRLTAAMEARGARLELTIAHAHVHDLVRNNLADNRAAQAEIYVRLIDQLRAAGADCAAITSLGGHFCFEETKALSSLPLVSAVAPLDDHFASEGLRRVGLLGTRVVMRTRLYGQLRKTEAVALDDEIDEIGQSYQDVAVAGICDEAMRARFLDAGRRLVEDAGAEAVVLAGTDLNLAFDGQTTGYRVIDALDVHVDLLARLAAGETTLEAAEAA from the coding sequence ATGCATATCGGCTTGATCGGCGGAATCGGGGTCGCGGCGACGCTGGTCTATTATCAGCGGCTGACTGCGGCGATGGAGGCGCGCGGCGCGCGGCTGGAGCTGACGATCGCGCACGCCCATGTGCACGATCTCGTCCGCAACAACCTCGCCGACAACCGCGCCGCGCAGGCCGAAATCTACGTCCGTCTGATCGACCAGCTGCGCGCCGCCGGCGCGGATTGCGCGGCGATCACCTCTCTCGGCGGGCATTTCTGCTTCGAGGAGACGAAGGCGCTCTCGTCACTCCCGCTCGTCTCCGCCGTCGCGCCGCTCGACGACCACTTCGCGTCCGAAGGGCTTCGCCGGGTGGGTCTTCTCGGGACCAGGGTGGTCATGCGCACCAGACTCTATGGCCAGCTCAGGAAGACCGAGGCGGTCGCGCTCGATGACGAGATCGACGAGATCGGCCAGAGCTATCAGGACGTCGCGGTCGCCGGAATTTGCGACGAGGCGATGCGCGCGCGGTTCCTCGACGCCGGGCGACGCCTTGTCGAAGACGCGGGCGCGGAGGCCGTGGTGTTGGCCGGCACCGACCTCAACCTCGCCTTCGACGGACAGACGACCGGCTATCGGGTGATCGACGCGCTGGACGTACATGTCGATCTGCTCGCGCGCCTCGCCGCGGGCGAGACCACCCTCGAAGCGGCGGAGGCGGCCTGA